In one window of Armatimonadota bacterium DNA:
- a CDS encoding zinc-binding alcohol dehydrogenase family protein, giving the protein MKALILEAPQRARVTEAPEPSSQPGEALVRVLAAGICGTDRHAYAGEHPVFSYPRIPGHEFAGHVVAAPADSGVNPGDLVVGDPAVSCGECYPCRQGRYNCCVNVSVMGVHRDGALAELVALPAANLHRVPSGISAQDAVLAEPVAIGLQAIHRGRLQRGESVAILGAGPIGLSALQVAKAMGARTFVTELRDDRMDFARRFGADAVVHADTAPGAAAEFTHGDGFPLVIEAAGEPRAVGEALELVAAAGRVILLGLIREPIPIAPWTLIQRELDLLGSRMTTGAIPEALHMIADGAVQPQPMVTHHFPLDRADDALELAARAPNGVEKVIVVMPGG; this is encoded by the coding sequence ATGAAAGCGCTGATCCTCGAAGCCCCACAACGCGCGCGCGTCACCGAGGCGCCGGAGCCGAGCTCTCAGCCCGGCGAAGCCCTCGTTCGCGTCCTCGCCGCCGGCATCTGCGGCACGGATCGCCACGCTTACGCGGGAGAACACCCGGTGTTCTCCTACCCGCGGATACCGGGCCACGAGTTCGCGGGACACGTCGTCGCGGCGCCCGCGGACAGCGGCGTCAATCCGGGCGACCTCGTGGTCGGCGATCCGGCGGTAAGCTGCGGCGAGTGCTACCCCTGCCGCCAGGGACGGTACAATTGCTGTGTCAACGTCTCCGTGATGGGCGTCCATCGCGACGGCGCGCTCGCTGAGTTGGTCGCGCTGCCCGCCGCGAATCTGCACCGAGTGCCGTCGGGAATCAGCGCCCAGGACGCCGTCCTCGCGGAGCCCGTGGCGATAGGGCTCCAGGCAATCCATCGCGGACGCCTGCAGCGAGGCGAGTCCGTCGCCATCCTCGGCGCGGGGCCGATCGGGCTGTCGGCGCTCCAGGTCGCCAAGGCCATGGGCGCACGAACCTTCGTCACTGAACTGCGCGACGACCGCATGGATTTCGCTCGTCGCTTCGGTGCCGATGCCGTCGTTCACGCCGACACAGCCCCCGGCGCCGCCGCCGAATTCACCCATGGCGACGGCTTCCCACTCGTCATCGAGGCGGCCGGAGAACCACGCGCGGTGGGGGAGGCGCTTGAGTTGGTCGCCGCAGCCGGACGCGTGATCCTGCTTGGCCTGATACGCGAGCCGATTCCGATAGCCCCGTGGACGCTGATCCAACGCGAACTGGATCTCCTCGGGTCTCGTATGACGACCGGCGCCATCCCCGAGGCGCTGCACATGATCGCGGACGGTGCGGTTCAGCCTCAGCCGATGGTCACCCACCACTTCCCGCTGGACCGGGCCGACGACGCCCTCGAACTTGCCGCTCGTGCCCCGAACGGGGTGGAGAAGGTCATCGTCGTTATGCCCGGCGGCTGA
- a CDS encoding RNA methyltransferase: DSYERITSLKHPAVRLARALLTPAGRAAAQQFLIEGEAMVEQALAVAGACDVFVLEGAKVGASLRSTLAAAGTRCYTVSRGLMTKILGTGYDTSTTTVAVAPMRLASTESLVELGGPLLVCERIQDPRNIGVLLRTADAGGARGMLLGPDSAEPFSRAAVRSSTGSILRLPLALSRDLLADLSLVRQSGLRLIATSAHGRTPVQDAGLDRSCAIIVGNESEGVSSEARAFADDVVAIPVAGQASSFNVTVAAGVLLYECLRAVRDM; encoded by the coding sequence TGATTCCTACGAACGTATCACCAGCCTAAAACATCCCGCCGTGCGGCTGGCTCGGGCGCTGCTGACTCCTGCGGGCCGCGCCGCGGCGCAGCAGTTCCTGATCGAAGGCGAAGCGATGGTCGAGCAGGCGCTCGCGGTGGCGGGCGCCTGCGACGTCTTTGTCCTGGAGGGCGCGAAGGTCGGGGCGTCGCTGCGCTCAACCCTCGCCGCGGCCGGCACGCGCTGCTACACCGTGAGCCGCGGCCTGATGACCAAGATCCTGGGCACGGGCTACGACACTTCGACGACCACGGTCGCCGTCGCGCCGATGCGCCTGGCGAGTACGGAGTCCCTCGTCGAACTTGGCGGTCCGCTGCTCGTGTGCGAACGGATTCAGGACCCCCGCAATATCGGCGTTCTGCTCCGGACGGCCGACGCCGGCGGAGCGCGCGGCATGCTCCTCGGCCCCGATTCAGCCGAGCCCTTCTCGCGCGCCGCCGTGCGCTCCAGCACCGGCTCGATTCTGCGCCTGCCGTTGGCGCTGAGTCGTGATCTGCTCGCCGACCTCAGCCTCGTGCGCCAATCCGGCCTGCGCCTCATCGCCACCTCCGCCCACGGACGCACGCCAGTACAAGACGCCGGCCTCGATCGCAGCTGCGCCATCATCGTCGGCAACGAAAGCGAAGGAGTGTCTTCCGAAGCAAGGGCATTCGCCGACGACGTCGTAGCTATCCCGGTCGCCGGTCAGGCGAGTTCCTTCAACGTCACCGTCGCCGCGGGCGTCCTCCTCTATGAATGCTTGCGCGCCGTGCGCGACATGTAG
- a CDS encoding sugar phosphate isomerase/epimerase has translation MHSIGFRTAGFAAWPVDRTLRTLRDIGYRSVELCLEHPETQPADMDPARCRDIAALLNELGLGLSSISYHGDGRPPEERAENSLLAVEVAERMACPVVVLNTMRREAGREEQQIEAALDLTRRLLAHGRERVVLAFEPEPGLAISSVDDMRAFMESLASPRVAVNLDIGHAHITEPDLTAAIAQIGAAIVHTHIEDIAGKVHQHLVLGEGEIDFAAARRALDGLGYRGDYTVDMFALGDDPERTAARCFDAMERWFG, from the coding sequence ATGCACAGCATTGGCTTTCGCACCGCAGGTTTCGCCGCATGGCCCGTTGATCGCACGCTCCGCACGCTGCGCGACATCGGCTACCGCTCCGTCGAGCTGTGCCTCGAGCATCCGGAAACACAGCCGGCGGACATGGACCCCGCGCGATGTCGCGACATTGCCGCGCTCCTCAACGAACTCGGGCTCGGGCTCTCGAGCATCTCATATCACGGCGACGGCCGGCCGCCGGAAGAGCGCGCCGAGAACTCACTGCTCGCCGTCGAAGTCGCCGAGCGCATGGCATGCCCCGTCGTTGTCCTCAACACCATGCGCCGCGAGGCCGGGCGCGAGGAGCAGCAGATCGAAGCGGCGCTGGATCTGACGCGCCGCCTGCTGGCCCATGGCAGGGAACGCGTCGTCCTTGCCTTCGAGCCGGAGCCGGGACTCGCCATCTCCTCCGTGGACGACATGCGCGCGTTCATGGAGAGCCTCGCCTCGCCGCGCGTCGCCGTCAATCTCGACATCGGCCATGCGCACATCACTGAGCCCGATCTGACAGCCGCGATTGCGCAAATTGGCGCGGCGATTGTCCACACCCACATCGAAGACATTGCAGGCAAGGTGCATCAGCATCTCGTATTAGGCGAGGGCGAGATTGACTTCGCCGCCGCCCGCCGCGCGCTCGACGGCCTCGGTTATCGAGGCGACTACACGGTGGACATGTTCGCGCTGGGCGATGACCCCGAGCGCACCGCCGCACGGTGCTTCGACGCCATGGAGCGCTGGTTCGGCTAG
- a CDS encoding DUF4832 domain-containing protein: protein MKILWIALILAMALCDGAWAAAPRSIVHPQDTGAALANPGMGWVLYFYSNVPTNYGSRLEPSDTVDEFPGVTTVYLRIPWSYVEPEEGRFNWSVVDTPAQRWIAKGKQVAFRFSCSESWMRYATPQWVEKAGAHGYNFTSGQGVQPDGVFWEPDYNDPVFLEKLDHFLAAAAARYDGNPEVAYIDVGSFGVWGEGHTYHSSALPYSAATIIKHIDLHLKHFKHTLLAANDDFVLQGRGDEAINYAARRGLALRDDSILVQGGDNAYLSAHLAPAFWPTRPVILECEHYGGSRDRGNWKDGSQYLEAVEKYHASYASIHWWPREFLSENRELIDRINRRLGYRLQLVEASWTGVARAGTPLDFTAAWRHAGVAPCYAGGFPAVTLKDDKGGIVGAFVDESFDVRALPVGPPGQAETRAQEADFLLPSNLTPGTYELYVSVGTRTGTPRIALPLPDDDTQRRYRLGTLTVTAQ, encoded by the coding sequence ATGAAGATCCTCTGGATCGCGCTGATCCTTGCCATGGCCCTGTGCGACGGCGCTTGGGCCGCCGCGCCTCGCTCTATCGTCCACCCTCAGGACACCGGCGCGGCACTGGCAAACCCGGGCATGGGTTGGGTGCTCTACTTCTACAGCAACGTCCCGACCAACTACGGCTCGCGCCTCGAGCCGTCCGACACCGTGGACGAATTCCCGGGCGTAACGACGGTCTATCTTCGCATCCCGTGGTCCTACGTCGAACCCGAGGAAGGGCGATTCAACTGGTCGGTCGTGGACACGCCCGCGCAGCGGTGGATCGCGAAAGGCAAGCAGGTCGCGTTTCGGTTCTCGTGCAGCGAGTCGTGGATGCGCTACGCGACGCCGCAATGGGTCGAGAAAGCGGGCGCGCACGGCTACAACTTCACTTCGGGCCAGGGAGTCCAGCCCGACGGCGTGTTCTGGGAGCCGGACTACAACGACCCTGTCTTCCTCGAAAAGCTCGACCACTTCCTCGCCGCCGCCGCAGCCCGCTACGATGGCAATCCGGAAGTAGCGTACATCGACGTCGGTTCGTTCGGCGTGTGGGGTGAAGGACATACCTATCACAGCTCGGCGTTACCCTATTCCGCTGCGACCATCATCAAGCACATCGATCTCCACCTCAAGCACTTCAAGCACACCCTCCTCGCCGCCAACGATGACTTCGTGCTGCAAGGCCGGGGCGATGAGGCAATCAATTACGCAGCGCGCCGTGGCCTGGCCCTGCGCGACGACAGCATCCTCGTGCAAGGCGGAGACAACGCCTACCTCAGCGCGCACCTGGCCCCGGCCTTCTGGCCCACCCGCCCGGTGATTCTGGAGTGCGAGCACTACGGCGGCTCCCGCGACCGCGGCAACTGGAAGGACGGCAGCCAGTACCTCGAGGCGGTCGAAAAGTACCACGCGAGCTATGCCTCAATCCATTGGTGGCCGCGGGAGTTCCTCAGCGAGAATCGCGAGCTGATAGACCGCATCAACCGCCGCTTGGGATATCGGCTCCAGCTCGTCGAGGCCTCGTGGACGGGGGTAGCGCGCGCCGGGACACCCCTCGACTTCACTGCGGCGTGGCGGCACGCCGGCGTCGCGCCGTGCTACGCGGGCGGTTTCCCGGCGGTCACGCTCAAGGACGACAAAGGCGGCATCGTCGGAGCGTTCGTGGACGAGAGCTTCGACGTGCGCGCGCTTCCCGTCGGCCCGCCCGGGCAGGCGGAGACCCGCGCCCAGGAGGCGGACTTCCTGCTGCCCTCAAACCTCACGCCAGGCACATACGAGCTTTACGTCTCCGTGGGGACACGCACCGGCACGCCGCGCATCGCCCTCCCCTTGCCGGACGATGACACTCAGCGCCGCTATCGCCTGGGCACACTCACCGTCACGGCTCAGTGA
- the hisF gene encoding imidazole glycerol phosphate synthase subunit HisF — translation MPDYRRIIPCLDMKDGRVVKGVHFVDLRDAGDPVEAGRAYSEAGADEIAFLDISATVEGRGTMLDVLRKTVGAVTVPLVVGGGIRSVDDVQQLLDIGVSAVSLNTAAVRNPDLVRDIAGKFTSERLIVAIDVRRNQEMPSGYEVVTRGGTQPEGIDAIDWGKRCRDAGAGQILPTSMDTDGTKAGSDNLLNRMLAEATGLPVIASGGAGTLEHFYDAIVEGKADAVLAASVFHFGEIGIREAKEYLAGRGVPVRL, via the coding sequence ATGCCCGACTATCGCCGCATCATCCCGTGTCTCGACATGAAAGACGGCCGCGTCGTCAAAGGCGTCCATTTCGTTGACCTCCGCGACGCCGGCGACCCGGTCGAGGCCGGCCGCGCCTACAGTGAAGCGGGCGCGGACGAGATCGCATTCCTCGATATCTCCGCGACCGTCGAAGGCCGCGGGACAATGCTCGATGTCTTGCGCAAGACCGTCGGCGCCGTCACCGTGCCCCTCGTCGTCGGCGGCGGCATCCGCAGCGTCGATGACGTGCAGCAACTCCTCGATATCGGCGTGTCGGCCGTTTCACTCAATACCGCGGCGGTGCGCAATCCCGATCTCGTTCGCGACATCGCCGGCAAGTTCACCTCCGAGCGGCTCATCGTCGCCATTGACGTGCGCCGCAATCAGGAGATGCCATCCGGCTACGAAGTCGTCACGCGCGGCGGCACCCAGCCCGAGGGGATTGATGCCATTGACTGGGGCAAGCGCTGTCGCGACGCCGGCGCGGGGCAGATACTCCCGACCAGCATGGATACCGACGGCACGAAGGCGGGGTCCGACAACCTCCTCAACCGCATGCTCGCCGAGGCGACGGGTTTGCCCGTCATCGCCTCCGGCGGCGCCGGCACGCTGGAGCACTTCTACGACGCCATCGTGGAGGGCAAGGCCGACGCCGTGCTCGCCGCCTCGGTCTTCCACTTCGGGGAGATTGGTATCCGCGAGGCGAAGGAGTATCTCGCTGGCCGCGGCGTCCCGGTGCGCCTTTGA
- a CDS encoding FAD-dependent oxidoreductase codes for MKTIHEPGRELPIVAEPDVVVAGGGPGGIMAALAAARTGAKTLLVERYGFLGGMATAGLMTSFNGFRNEHPPNHVQTVRGLAQELVDRLLAAGGACGCTAHGNFGPLKPGSAPYAVSFDPEILKTVALEMLSEAGVQLMLHTTFSDASAAGRSVTAVVAESKSGRQAIRARIYVDATGDGDLATRAGARYEKVEKTGQRMMGMTLMYRV; via the coding sequence ATGAAGACGATTCACGAGCCGGGTAGAGAATTGCCGATTGTCGCCGAGCCGGATGTGGTTGTCGCCGGCGGGGGCCCGGGAGGCATCATGGCGGCGCTTGCGGCGGCGCGCACGGGCGCCAAGACGCTGCTCGTGGAGCGTTATGGTTTCCTCGGCGGCATGGCGACGGCAGGGCTGATGACGAGCTTCAACGGGTTTCGCAACGAGCATCCGCCGAATCACGTGCAGACCGTGCGCGGCCTGGCGCAGGAGCTTGTTGACCGTCTGCTCGCGGCGGGCGGGGCGTGCGGCTGCACCGCGCACGGGAACTTCGGGCCGCTGAAACCGGGAAGTGCGCCATATGCGGTCAGCTTCGACCCGGAGATCCTGAAGACGGTCGCGCTGGAGATGCTGTCCGAGGCAGGCGTCCAGTTGATGCTGCACACGACGTTCAGCGACGCGTCAGCCGCGGGGCGCAGCGTGACGGCGGTTGTCGCGGAGAGCAAGTCGGGGCGACAGGCGATTCGGGCGCGCATCTACGTTGACGCGACGGGCGACGGCGATCTCGCGACTCGTGCCGGCGCGCGGTACGAGAAGGTCGAGAAGACCGGGCAGCGGATGATGGGCATGACGCTGATGTATCGCGT
- a CDS encoding VanW family protein, translating to MGAGAARGVWSQRRAAIRGLVLAVACVACAAAVAVLVRLPDLPGEEKAVAAFSTSLSGRTRSQVHNVQLALMALNGTLIRPGEEFSFNRTVGPWTVDRGYRRAPVSYSGEMVRDWGGGVCQASTTLYNAALLAGLPVLERHRHHWPATYVPPGRDAAVAYPSIDLRFRNSLASPIRITARVAGESVVVRLHSRERPPQVRVEREIMAVAQPATVMCLGPSPTGRAPNRGQAGCEVAVYRVWRGAGERWEFVSRDTYPPQNRLVWR from the coding sequence ATGGGTGCGGGCGCTGCCCGTGGAGTCTGGTCGCAGAGGCGCGCGGCGATACGCGGGCTGGTGCTCGCGGTCGCATGCGTTGCATGCGCGGCGGCGGTCGCGGTGCTGGTGCGGCTGCCCGATCTGCCGGGAGAGGAGAAAGCCGTTGCGGCCTTCTCGACCAGCCTGAGCGGGCGCACGCGTTCGCAGGTGCACAATGTGCAACTCGCGCTGATGGCGCTCAACGGGACGCTCATCAGACCCGGCGAGGAGTTCTCATTTAATCGCACGGTGGGGCCGTGGACTGTGGATCGCGGCTACCGGCGCGCGCCGGTAAGCTATTCCGGCGAGATGGTGCGGGACTGGGGCGGAGGGGTGTGCCAGGCGTCAACGACGCTGTACAACGCGGCCTTGCTCGCGGGCCTGCCGGTCCTGGAGCGGCACCGACACCATTGGCCGGCGACGTACGTGCCGCCGGGCCGGGACGCGGCGGTCGCCTATCCCAGTATAGATCTGCGGTTCCGCAACTCGCTGGCCTCCCCGATTCGGATTACCGCGCGGGTCGCGGGAGAATCGGTGGTGGTGCGGCTGCATTCGCGGGAGCGCCCGCCGCAGGTGCGCGTCGAGCGCGAGATCATGGCGGTGGCGCAGCCGGCGACGGTCATGTGCCTCGGCCCGTCACCGACCGGGCGCGCGCCGAACCGCGGTCAAGCGGGGTGCGAGGTGGCGGTGTATCGCGTCTGGCGCGGCGCCGGCGAGCGGTGGGAATTCGTTTCGCGCGATACCTACCCGCCGCAAAACCGGCTCGTGTGGCGATGA